The following DNA comes from Flammeovirgaceae bacterium.
CTTCTTTATATTGCTCCGTCCGCGCCATCTCTGCACCTCCCAGGCGGCCGGACAATTTCACCTTTATCCCTTCCGACCCCACACGCATGGCCGAGGCGATGGCCTGCTTCATGGCCCTACGGAAGGCAATCCTGGCCTCCAACTGCTGTGCAATGGACTCGCCCACCAGTTTTGCGTCCAACTCGGGGCGCTTGATCTCAAAAATGTTGATCTGTACGTCCTTGTTGGTAAGTTTTTTCAATTCCTCCTTGATCTTGTCAACCTCAGTGCCTCCTTTGCCAATCACCACCCCGGGACGAGCGGTGTGAATGGTAAGGGTGATGCGCTTCAACGTGCGCTCAATGACCACTTTGGAAATACCTCCTTTAGGAATCCGGGCGTTTACATACTTGCGTATCCGCTGGTCTTCCACCAATTTATCGGCAAACGTATTGCCACCAAACCAGCTTGAATCCCATCCGCGGATTACCCCAAGCCTAAAACCTACCGGGTTTACTTTTTGTCCCATTATTGCTTTGTTTCCTTTTTCGTTGACTTTTTCTTGGCCGCCTTTTTTGCAGGCTTTTTGGTGGCCTTGGCTTTGGGCTTCTTTTCTTCCGCCTCCTTTGCCTTCGGTTTTTCCACCACAGGGTTCATGCTGTCAACCACTAATGTCACATGGTTTGACCTTTTCCTGATCCTGTGGGCACGGCCCTGTGGCGCTGGCCTCAACCGCTTGAGCTGGCGGCCACCATCCACAAATATTTCCTTTACAAACAGGTCCGCCTCTTCCAACTTCTGGTCCGCGTTTTTTACCGACCAATTGCTGATCGCGGACAACAACAACTTCTCCAATTTTTGGGAGGGGTGCTTTGCCTCGTACTTCAACAAGTTGAGGGCGTGGTTTACCCTAACGCCCCTGATCATATCCGCCACCAACCTCATCTTCCGGGGGGAGGAAGGCACATCCCTCAGGTAGGCTGTTGCAGGGCCACTTTTGGCGGCCTCTTTTACGGCCTCCAGTTTGGCCCGCTTGGCCACTGATCTTTTTGTCTTTTTTGTTGTTTCTTCCATGACAGAGCGGTTACCGCCTATTAATCTTTTCTATTTCCTGAATGTCCTTTGAACACACGTGTAGGGGAGAACTCCCCCAGCTTATGCCCCACCATGTTTTCGGTGACGTACACGGGAATGAACTTATTCCCATTGTGGACGGCTAGCGTATGCCCTATTAAATCCGGGGTGATGGTCGACCTTCTTGACCAGGTCTTGATCACCGATTTCTTTCCAGATTGCTCCATGGCCTGCACTTTCTTCAACAGACGGGCATCCAGGTACGGACCTTTTTTTATTGACCTTCCCATTATTTCTTCCTTCTTACAATGATTAGACGATCTGAATACTTCTTGGGCGAACGGGTCTTTTTGCCCTTCGCTATCATGCCATTGCGCGACCTTGGATGGCCACCGCTAGCCCTTCCTTCACCACCGCCCATCGGGTGGTCAACCGGGTTCATGGCCACGGCCCTGGTGCGGGGGCGAATGCCCCGCCAGCGGTTGCGGCCTGCCTTGCCCTGGCTTACGTTCATGTGATCCGGGTTGGATACCGCCCCAATCGTGGCCATGCAGTTCACCAGCACGTTCCTCATCTCGCCAGAGGGCATTTTTAGAGTGGCATAAGCCCCTTCACGCGCCACCAACTGGATGAACACCCCTGCGCTCCTGGCTATGGCCGCCCCTTTGCCGGGTTTCAGCTCCACATTGTGGATGATGGTACCCACCGGGATCTTGCTCAATGGCAGGGCGTTGCCCACTTCAGGGGGAACGGACTCGCCTGAAATGACGGTTTGGCCTACGGCAAGCCCCTGGGGGGCCAATATGTAAGCCTTAAAACCATCCGCATAATATAATTTGGCCACCCGTGCCGAGCGGGTAGGGTCGTATTCAATGGATTTTACTGTGGCGGGAATATCGAATTTGTTCCTTTTGAAATCGATAAGGCGAAGCTTCTGCTTGTGGCCCCCACCTATGTAGCGCATGGTCATCCGGCCCTTGTTGTTCCGGCCCCCACTCTTCTTTATGGATACCACCAATGATTTCTCAGGACGGCTTTCCGTAATATCGTCAAAGCTGGGCGCTATGCGGTGCCTGCTTCCTGCCGTCATTGGTTTTAGTTTTTTTACCGCCATCGCTATTCCTTATTAAACGTTGCTATAAAAATCAATTACTTCCCCTTCGGCCACCGTCACGATCGCCTTTTTGTAGCTCGGCATCCGGCCGGAAAGCACACCTGCCTTGGTGTAGCGCGACTTGTACTTTCCCATCACGTTCATGGTATTTACCATCTTCACGTTTACACCGTAGATCTTCTCCACTGCCTCCTTTATCTCTATTTTGTTGGCATTGCGGTCCACCAAAAATCCATATTTCCCTTTCTCGTTAAGGGCAGAGACTTTTTCAGTAACCAGGGGTTTTTTTAAAATGCTCATGGGATTACTGTTTGTTTAAAATGTTGCCAATCATCTCCATGCCGCTCTCGAGCAGGATCAACCTGTCCGCGTTCATCAGGTCATAGGTGTTCAACTGTGAGGCGGTGACCACTTTGGAGTTCTTAATGTTCCTTCCGGAAAGCACAATGTTTTTCTTGTTTTCCCCCAACACCAACAACGTCTTTTTGTCGGCCATTGAAAGGGCGCCCAACATCGAAAGGTATTGCTTTGTCTTGGGTGCTTCGAAGTCAAAGTCTTCCAACACGGATATGGCATTGCCTTTTGCCTTGTATGCCAATGCCGACTTGCGGGCAAGGTCTTTCACCTTCTTGTTGAGCTTGAATGAATAGTCCCTGGGCTGTGGGCCAAACACCCGTCCGCCTCCGCGGTACAAAGGGTTTTTGATATTGCCCGCCCGGGCGCCACCCGTCCCTTTTTGCTTCTTCAGCTTCTTGGAGGAACCTTTTATTTCCGCACGCTGCTTGGATTTGGCCGTACCCTGACGCTTGTTGGCCAGGATGTTTTTCACATCCAAATAAATGGCGTGATCGTTGGGCTCTATCCCGAATATATCGGAGGCGAGGCTCACTTTGCGACCGGTGTCTTCACCGCTGTATTTTACAACCGCTACGTCCATTATTTTTCAAGTATAATTGTTGAGTTCTTGGCGCCTGGAACGGCCCCACCAACCAATATCAAATTTTGTTCGGGCATGATCTTTACCACGCGCAGGTTGAGCACCTTCACGCGGTTGCCGCCTGTCTGTCCAGCCATTTTTTTGCCTTTCACCACACGGGAAGCAAAGGACGCGTTGCCCAATGACCCGGGCGCCCTCAACCTGTTGTGCTGTCCGTGCGTTTGGCCACCGACACCGGAAAACCCGTGGCGTTTTACCACGCCCTGGAACCCACGGCCTTTGGAAGTGCCTATCGCGTCAAGCCAATCGCCCTCTTTGAATATTTCCCCCACT
Coding sequences within:
- the rplV gene encoding 50S ribosomal protein L22, translating into MEETTKKTKRSVAKRAKLEAVKEAAKSGPATAYLRDVPSSPRKMRLVADMIRGVRVNHALNLLKYEAKHPSQKLEKLLLSAISNWSVKNADQKLEEADLFVKEIFVDGGRQLKRLRPAPQGRAHRIRKRSNHVTLVVDSMNPVVEKPKAKEAEEKKPKAKATKKPAKKAAKKKSTKKETKQ
- the rplD gene encoding 50S ribosomal protein L4, translated to MDVAVVKYSGEDTGRKVSLASDIFGIEPNDHAIYLDVKNILANKRQGTAKSKQRAEIKGSSKKLKKQKGTGGARAGNIKNPLYRGGGRVFGPQPRDYSFKLNKKVKDLARKSALAYKAKGNAISVLEDFDFEAPKTKQYLSMLGALSMADKKTLLVLGENKKNIVLSGRNIKNSKVVTASQLNTYDLMNADRLILLESGMEMIGNILNKQ
- the rplC gene encoding 50S ribosomal protein L3, whose protein sequence is MPGIIGKKVGMTTVYGQDGQNIAVTVIQAGPCVVTQVKNVDTDGYKAVQLAYGECKEKHATRPMIGHFKKANTTPKRFLAEFRDFRAEFDGMIELGKEIKVGEIFKEGDWLDAIGTSKGRGFQGVVKRHGFSGVGGQTHGQHNRLRAPGSLGNASFASRVVKGKKMAGQTGGNRVKVLNLRVVKIMPEQNLILVGGAVPGAKNSTIILEK
- the rpsC gene encoding 30S ribosomal protein S3 yields the protein MGQKVNPVGFRLGVIRGWDSSWFGGNTFADKLVEDQRIRKYVNARIPKGGISKVVIERTLKRITLTIHTARPGVVIGKGGTEVDKIKEELKKLTNKDVQINIFEIKRPELDAKLVGESIAQQLEARIAFRRAMKQAIASAMRVGSEGIKVKLSGRLGGAEMARTEQYKEGRIPLHTLRADIDYAVTEAQTVYGKIGIKVWVFRGEIFGKRDLSPNVGMVGNAGGDNKGGGAPDRRRAGGRGHGDRPDRGGDRRRKN
- the rplW gene encoding 50S ribosomal protein L23, with translation MSILKKPLVTEKVSALNEKGKYGFLVDRNANKIEIKEAVEKIYGVNVKMVNTMNVMGKYKSRYTKAGVLSGRMPSYKKAIVTVAEGEVIDFYSNV
- the rpsS gene encoding 30S ribosomal protein S19, with protein sequence MGRSIKKGPYLDARLLKKVQAMEQSGKKSVIKTWSRRSTITPDLIGHTLAVHNGNKFIPVYVTENMVGHKLGEFSPTRVFKGHSGNRKD
- the rplB gene encoding 50S ribosomal protein L2, which codes for MAVKKLKPMTAGSRHRIAPSFDDITESRPEKSLVVSIKKSGGRNNKGRMTMRYIGGGHKQKLRLIDFKRNKFDIPATVKSIEYDPTRSARVAKLYYADGFKAYILAPQGLAVGQTVISGESVPPEVGNALPLSKIPVGTIIHNVELKPGKGAAIARSAGVFIQLVAREGAYATLKMPSGEMRNVLVNCMATIGAVSNPDHMNVSQGKAGRNRWRGIRPRTRAVAMNPVDHPMGGGEGRASGGHPRSRNGMIAKGKKTRSPKKYSDRLIIVRRKK